In the Streptobacillus moniliformis DSM 12112 genome, one interval contains:
- a CDS encoding peptidase U32 family protein, whose product MIKKAELLAPAGNMEKLKAAFHFGADAVYIGGRGFNLRGMSANFTDKQLTEAVEYAHSLGKKVYVTLNIFAHNQEVNYIPKFIKFLEKANVDAVIVGDLGIIQQVREHAPNLEIHVSTQANATNWMTVKAYRDMGATRVILAREMSLHEIKQIKEKVPDIELEVFIHGAMCMAVSGRCLLSNYFTSRDANRGICAQDCRWNYKVIAEGHEETGAHDIIEDEGGTFIFNAKDLCTIEFIDKILEAGVDSLKIEGRMKSIYYNSTVTKQYREAIDLYYSGNYKYDPKWLYELQTISHRLYSSGFFFGSTNEFDQNYNTSSSYSQTYQLVANVLEKIDTNKYKLQIRNRIIASEVELELIRPNRDPVKFRLDKFFNVKTEEYEQIVHPNTIAIIETDVEMGELDLIRVKLPEGVSDSDMDISHTEQSNEGFVSKQCSCGKNK is encoded by the coding sequence ATGATAAAAAAAGCAGAGCTACTTGCACCTGCTGGTAACATGGAAAAATTAAAAGCAGCTTTTCATTTTGGAGCTGATGCAGTATATATAGGTGGTAGAGGATTTAATTTAAGAGGAATGAGTGCAAACTTTACAGATAAGCAATTAACTGAGGCAGTTGAATATGCTCATTCTTTAGGTAAAAAAGTTTATGTAACATTAAATATTTTTGCACATAACCAAGAAGTTAATTATATACCTAAATTTATTAAATTCTTAGAAAAAGCAAATGTAGATGCCGTAATTGTTGGAGATTTAGGAATAATACAACAAGTAAGAGAACATGCACCAAATTTAGAAATACATGTAAGTACACAGGCTAATGCAACAAACTGGATGACAGTTAAAGCTTATAGAGATATGGGGGCTACTAGAGTAATTCTTGCAAGAGAAATGTCTTTACACGAAATTAAACAAATAAAAGAAAAAGTTCCTGATATTGAACTTGAGGTATTTATTCACGGAGCTATGTGTATGGCTGTATCTGGTCGTTGTTTATTAAGTAACTACTTTACATCAAGAGATGCAAATAGAGGTATATGTGCTCAAGATTGTAGATGGAATTATAAGGTAATTGCTGAAGGGCATGAAGAAACAGGAGCACATGATATAATAGAAGATGAAGGTGGAACTTTTATATTCAATGCAAAAGACTTATGTACTATAGAATTTATAGATAAGATTTTAGAAGCTGGAGTAGATTCCTTAAAAATTGAGGGAAGAATGAAATCTATTTATTATAACTCAACAGTTACTAAACAATATAGAGAAGCTATAGATTTATATTATTCAGGAAATTATAAATATGACCCAAAATGGTTATATGAACTGCAAACAATAAGTCATAGATTATATTCATCAGGATTTTTCTTTGGTTCTACAAATGAATTTGATCAAAACTACAATACGAGTTCATCTTATTCACAAACTTATCAATTAGTTGCAAATGTATTAGAAAAAATTGATACTAATAAATATAAACTTCAAATTAGAAATAGAATTATAGCATCTGAAGTAGAGCTTGAATTAATAAGACCTAATAGAGATCCTGTTAAATTTAGATTAGATAAATTCTTTAATGTAAAAACAGAAGAATACGAACAAATAGTTCATCCAAATACTATTGCGATAATTGAAACTGATGTTGAAATGGGAGAACTTGATTTAATTAGAGTAAAATTACCAGAGGGTGTATCAGATTCAGATATGGATATTTCTCATACTGAACAATCAAATGAAGGTTTTGTATCTAAGCAATGCTCTTGTGGTAAAAATAAATAA